The following coding sequences lie in one Vibrio casei genomic window:
- a CDS encoding baseplate J/gp47 family protein produces MSTQRSLQALINRATSTLITTTGQNNPAIHAIACAIAGVSYGQYGYQDQLFREMQPETASEPWLYLHAQRHDVVRLLPTFSQGLVQFESLAEAVLIPQSTVLIDKAGNEYQTLKAQMSDEDVAVIALIAGIEGNLPAGSILTLSKAISGISPDNVLCLGFDGGAPIEDIEHWRERICTAYNQGEEVGRREDYESWALSAHSDVDYAWALDNTPERGLVQVYIGARENDPTVGPEVISAVQVHIDSERLAGCHPTVAIPTHKAIDIEIQNVQDEATRADIIIALEDLFKDKMGQRDESVNPPVQVSITPTEIVLAIAPITNSYIVKQPTEEQFITDSEIHILGEVTWTPLT; encoded by the coding sequence ATGAGTACGCAACGCAGTCTGCAAGCCTTAATTAACCGGGCAACCTCGACGCTTATCACCACAACCGGTCAAAATAATCCAGCCATTCACGCGATCGCTTGCGCCATTGCCGGTGTCAGTTATGGCCAGTATGGTTATCAAGACCAACTGTTTCGTGAAATGCAGCCAGAAACGGCGTCTGAGCCTTGGTTGTATTTGCATGCCCAGCGCCATGATGTTGTACGGCTACTGCCTACCTTTTCTCAAGGCTTGGTGCAATTTGAGTCATTGGCCGAGGCCGTGCTTATTCCTCAATCAACGGTTTTAATTGATAAAGCCGGCAATGAATACCAAACCTTGAAAGCGCAAATGTCGGATGAAGATGTGGCTGTCATTGCTCTCATCGCTGGCATTGAAGGCAACCTACCGGCTGGCAGTATTTTAACCCTATCAAAAGCCATAAGCGGCATCAGTCCTGATAACGTATTGTGTTTAGGTTTTGATGGTGGCGCTCCGATTGAAGATATTGAGCATTGGCGAGAGCGAATTTGTACCGCTTATAACCAAGGGGAAGAGGTTGGTCGTCGTGAAGATTATGAAAGCTGGGCGCTATCGGCGCATTCTGATGTTGACTATGCCTGGGCGCTAGATAACACACCTGAGCGTGGACTGGTTCAAGTCTATATCGGCGCGCGTGAAAACGATCCAACCGTTGGCCCTGAAGTGATTTCAGCCGTACAAGTGCACATTGATTCAGAGCGATTAGCCGGTTGCCACCCAACCGTCGCTATCCCTACCCATAAAGCGATCGATATTGAAATTCAAAATGTTCAAGACGAAGCCACTCGCGCCGATATCATTATCGCCTTGGAAGATTTATTTAAAGATAAAATGGGACAGCGTGACGAATCCGTCAATCCACCGGTTCAAGTGAGTATTACGCCAACGGAGATTGTGTTGGCCATTGCGCCTATCACCAATAGTTACATAGTGAAGCAGCCAACCGAAGAGCAATTTATTACCGATAGTGAAATTCATATTCTTGGGGAGGTCACATGGACACCTCTGACTTAG
- a CDS encoding phage GP46 family protein, translating to MNYFSLSTLTSSMTTQDGLKHAVLQSLLNHGESTKNDRARMNNNERGGVWSEQYTPGVGSRDWTLQREKNTAQTASRAKRFYEEALAWLVDGGHVQSINVQVTVISANALARSVTLTLNDGSQFEVPL from the coding sequence ATGAATTACTTTTCTTTATCAACACTAACCTCCTCAATGACGACACAAGACGGTCTCAAACATGCGGTGTTGCAAAGCTTATTAAATCACGGTGAATCAACCAAAAATGATCGCGCCCGTATGAATAATAATGAGCGTGGCGGCGTGTGGTCAGAACAATATACGCCAGGTGTTGGCTCTCGTGATTGGACATTACAACGAGAAAAGAATACGGCACAAACTGCCAGTCGTGCAAAGCGCTTTTATGAAGAGGCATTGGCATGGCTAGTTGATGGTGGACACGTTCAAAGTATCAACGTTCAAGTAACGGTTATTTCAGCGAACGCGTTAGCCAGAAGCGTGACATTAACATTAAACGATGGCTCTCAATTTGAGGTTCCTTTATGA
- a CDS encoding phage baseplate assembly protein domain-containing protein: protein MSDQSMFNRLMSRIKNMIVIGSVTGSDTKMLQIQTSTGKTNDRIKRLHNYGFMSRPKVGARSYVLFLGGVLSRGVSVCVEDERHEMELKEGEVAMLDDKGNLVHFTGNGISITSLGDVTVNAKNIKLNNGTGVITCESICPFTGSPHVDGSKTVTAQK from the coding sequence ATGTCTGACCAATCCATGTTTAATCGCCTAATGAGTCGCATCAAAAACATGATAGTAATCGGTTCGGTCACCGGCTCTGATACCAAGATGCTGCAGATTCAAACCTCGACCGGCAAAACAAACGACCGAATTAAACGCCTGCACAATTACGGTTTTATGAGTCGCCCCAAAGTTGGTGCACGCAGTTACGTTTTATTTCTTGGCGGCGTATTAAGTCGCGGTGTATCGGTTTGTGTTGAGGACGAACGCCATGAGATGGAATTAAAAGAAGGCGAAGTGGCCATGCTCGATGACAAGGGCAACCTCGTTCACTTTACAGGAAATGGAATATCCATTACCTCTCTGGGCGATGTCACCGTGAATGCTAAAAACATAAAACTAAATAACGGTACCGGAGTGATCACTTGCGAAAGTATTTGCCCTTTCACCGGCAGCCCACATGTTGACGGTTCAAAAACAGTTACCGCACAAAAGTAG
- a CDS encoding phage tail protein, whose product MSTLSLLIDKKPIIFLSAELTYDIEQLAHTFHCTIEPLAINKPLPVEFKLDGKRIFSGVIDNASTSTQTSAYSMEISGRSKSANMIDSRITMDAQYGQTLEALLRSVSKNFGLTVNSLVNTKPVEEFQINAESPVDNLAQLVKEQGFILVERDGVLTIENPAHSPVNAAALEVGSNIGSLNLERNFTNQFYHIEVQGQWDDAHAAVTYAPANTMRKTVFVCDQLQSAEACQSRAQYERSLAIAKGLNASVSIDDVIEAFTCSAINRTIRVIDQYQDFNEMLLIKSVSISVDDSSTKTSLTLFRPFAEKSNV is encoded by the coding sequence ATGAGCACCCTTTCCTTACTCATCGATAAAAAGCCGATCATATTTTTAAGCGCAGAACTGACCTATGACATTGAGCAGCTTGCTCACACCTTTCATTGCACGATTGAACCTCTTGCTATCAATAAACCGTTGCCGGTTGAATTCAAGCTTGATGGAAAACGTATATTTTCTGGTGTCATTGATAACGCTTCGACCTCAACCCAAACCAGTGCGTATTCTATGGAGATTTCAGGGCGCTCAAAAAGTGCCAACATGATTGATTCACGCATCACCATGGACGCGCAATACGGCCAAACATTGGAAGCATTATTACGCAGTGTGTCTAAAAATTTTGGTCTAACGGTTAATAGCCTAGTCAACACCAAGCCAGTTGAAGAGTTTCAAATTAATGCCGAGTCGCCAGTCGATAACCTAGCGCAACTCGTAAAGGAACAAGGTTTTATCTTAGTTGAGCGAGACGGCGTGTTAACGATTGAAAACCCAGCGCACTCGCCAGTAAATGCTGCTGCCTTGGAAGTAGGTTCCAACATTGGGTCCTTAAATCTAGAACGTAACTTCACCAATCAGTTTTATCACATCGAAGTGCAAGGACAATGGGATGATGCTCATGCAGCCGTCACCTATGCACCGGCCAATACCATGCGAAAAACCGTGTTTGTGTGCGACCAATTGCAAAGCGCAGAGGCTTGCCAATCACGCGCACAATATGAGCGTTCTTTAGCGATTGCCAAGGGCTTAAATGCTTCAGTATCGATTGATGATGTCATTGAGGCTTTCACCTGCTCCGCTATCAATCGCACCATTCGAGTGATCGACCAATACCAGGACTTTAACGAAATGCTATTAATCAAATCGGTTTCAATATCGGTGGATGACTCCAGCACGAAAACATCATTAACCTTATTTCGACCTTTTGCGGAGAAATCTAATGTCTGA
- a CDS encoding DNA circularization N-terminal domain-containing protein: protein MWERKYEQGRWNGLTLNILSTALDGGKRLQVSEIPYADLPGIKIMGSAANKIDLDVVFVGGDSLNDANALLASLNQTAKGELEHPWLGELPLVFNTYSQKINTTLGLVTLTLNFIRNTKPISTVTTNVATTTLIEQTDAVEQLSTETFVDDVNNMGISDIRTLQTDFTNFVGELTGIATRLTVPSQVLSSLNQELNSAMVAISSIANAPAQFAQQLSLTIDSVANAVQSEDDAVNEAVDNSRMAQASMLDSINPNTPSAHYNVQATVAAVKMSKDIAHLEEAPTFTITEATTQPAITLSDINRISTQLDVCIAGVTTVSTLESLALFDALTTLKENVNTQSDKVQKGSQPKSAIESARFQPALVISHNTSHDEDLVTALNPNQHPLFLRGNIAVGVNQ, encoded by the coding sequence ATGTGGGAAAGAAAGTACGAACAAGGTCGCTGGAATGGCCTGACGCTTAACATACTCAGCACCGCGCTTGATGGTGGAAAACGTCTGCAGGTTTCGGAGATTCCTTATGCCGACTTACCAGGCATTAAAATCATGGGCAGCGCCGCCAATAAGATTGACCTTGATGTTGTGTTTGTCGGTGGCGATTCGCTAAACGATGCCAATGCTTTATTGGCAAGTTTGAACCAAACCGCTAAGGGCGAACTGGAGCACCCATGGCTAGGCGAACTGCCTCTAGTTTTTAATACCTACTCGCAAAAAATCAATACCACATTAGGACTTGTTACCCTAACGCTCAATTTCATTCGTAATACCAAACCAATCTCAACGGTAACGACGAACGTCGCCACCACAACTCTCATCGAACAAACCGATGCCGTCGAACAGCTTTCCACTGAAACGTTCGTGGACGATGTTAATAATATGGGCATCAGTGATATCCGGACTTTGCAGACTGATTTTACAAACTTTGTCGGCGAGCTCACCGGTATTGCGACACGGTTAACCGTTCCTAGCCAGGTGCTGTCTTCATTAAACCAAGAGCTCAATAGCGCGATGGTCGCCATATCCAGCATTGCGAATGCTCCTGCACAGTTTGCACAGCAATTAAGTTTAACCATTGATAGTGTGGCGAATGCGGTTCAATCAGAAGATGATGCCGTCAATGAAGCGGTTGATAACTCACGCATGGCACAAGCGAGCATGTTAGATAGCATTAACCCGAATACACCTAGCGCTCATTACAATGTGCAAGCCACCGTGGCCGCCGTCAAAATGAGTAAAGACATCGCTCACTTAGAAGAAGCGCCAACCTTTACTATTACCGAAGCAACCACTCAACCGGCTATTACGCTGAGCGATATAAACCGCATCAGTACCCAATTAGATGTTTGTATTGCCGGCGTTACTACCGTATCCACACTAGAAAGCCTTGCGTTATTTGATGCGCTCACCACCTTAAAAGAAAATGTAAACACTCAAAGTGACAAAGTACAAAAAGGAAGCCAACCCAAAAGCGCCATCGAATCAGCGCGCTTTCAGCCAGCTTTGGTGATTTCTCATAACACTAGTCATGATGAAGACCTAGTCACCGCCTTAAATCCCAATCAGCACCCTTTATTCTTACGAGGCAATATTGCCGTGGGAGTGAATCAATGA
- a CDS encoding glycosyltransferase family 9 protein, translated as MALYKKVISNILNIRKNKLSSIDTIPNNPCVIIDATFNIGDYMAISPIIEAVMLQWENPKITILCTSKNEDAVKFDDRVDYICLPDKKKWLQYPAILKEKLNRPIDLLIEPASLDLPYRSIIGFIIKPDLTIGLEPEKYKCIQNPKETIIKNNISQPQIYSNMMKAYGFKETQGVFKVYEDKTTHRKIQSNLDNKNITDYIVFNPFASIEKRSWDIGKSKNFLTHYLKKGGDCLLLLPTYIENKDSWERELKEICNVFHVESIQESIYLIKNAKGVVSVDTSIVHIASAYNVPTVGIYHEKSFNRKEWHPQSDKSMITCLDWDVDKIIDATTILN; from the coding sequence ATGGCCCTATATAAAAAAGTTATATCGAATATATTAAACATAAGAAAAAATAAACTTAGTTCAATTGACACTATCCCTAATAACCCATGCGTGATTATTGACGCAACATTTAACATTGGGGATTATATGGCCATATCACCAATTATAGAGGCTGTTATGTTACAGTGGGAAAACCCAAAAATCACGATATTGTGCACATCAAAAAATGAAGATGCTGTAAAATTCGATGACCGCGTTGATTATATCTGCCTTCCTGACAAGAAAAAATGGCTTCAATATCCCGCAATACTAAAAGAAAAATTAAATAGGCCTATTGATTTACTTATTGAACCGGCTTCTCTAGATTTGCCTTATCGAAGCATAATTGGCTTTATTATAAAGCCTGATTTGACTATAGGACTTGAACCAGAAAAGTATAAGTGCATACAAAACCCCAAAGAAACGATAATTAAAAATAATATTAGTCAGCCACAAATCTACTCAAATATGATGAAAGCATACGGATTTAAAGAAACTCAGGGTGTTTTTAAAGTATATGAAGACAAAACAACACATCGAAAAATACAATCAAACCTAGATAATAAAAATATAACCGATTATATTGTTTTTAACCCTTTCGCTTCGATTGAAAAGCGCTCTTGGGATATTGGTAAAAGTAAAAACTTCTTAACTCATTACTTAAAAAAAGGCGGAGATTGTTTACTTCTATTACCAACATATATCGAGAATAAAGATAGTTGGGAAAGAGAATTAAAAGAGATTTGCAATGTTTTTCACGTTGAATCTATTCAAGAGTCTATTTATCTAATTAAAAATGCTAAAGGCGTGGTCTCGGTTGATACCTCTATTGTGCACATTGCCAGTGCGTACAACGTACCCACGGTAGGTATTTACCATGAAAAAAGTTTTAATCGTAAAGAATGGCACCCACAAAGTGATAAATCCATGATTACTTGTTTAGATTGGGATGTAGATAAAATTATTGATGCAACCACCATACTTAATTGA
- a CDS encoding ogr/Delta-like zinc finger family protein, with product MLVTCPVCLTKTRIATSRAISSETRELYCQCLNLNCGTSFVSLISLVRIIKPTGKQPDIELQPELRKNGNQMDIFEERRA from the coding sequence ATGCTTGTTACTTGCCCTGTATGTTTAACGAAAACACGCATCGCAACCTCTCGTGCAATATCAAGCGAGACACGAGAGCTTTACTGCCAGTGCTTAAACTTAAATTGTGGTACCTCGTTTGTGTCGCTGATCTCTTTGGTTCGCATAATTAAGCCCACAGGAAAACAACCAGATATAGAGCTTCAGCCAGAGTTACGCAAGAACGGTAATCAAATGGATATTTTTGAGGAGAGAAGAGCATGA
- a CDS encoding PapB/FocB family fimbrial expression transcriptional regulator has protein sequence MNYLSQGLETEERFLLLLSLTKIRSDSQVSALKNYLVDGLNFSLSASLNEITEPNFQRAINRLEEVASTIEKIKEIDWIKSVK, from the coding sequence ATGAACTATTTATCACAAGGTTTAGAAACCGAAGAACGCTTCCTGCTCTTACTGTCATTAACGAAAATTCGCAGCGATAGCCAAGTAAGCGCATTAAAAAACTACTTAGTAGATGGGTTAAATTTTTCACTATCCGCTTCACTCAATGAGATAACCGAGCCGAACTTTCAACGAGCGATAAACCGCCTTGAAGAAGTGGCCAGTACCATTGAAAAAATTAAAGAAATCGACTGGATAAAATCAGTTAAGTGA
- a CDS encoding replication endonuclease, whose protein sequence is MKTYSKATTNPLKKIPQHLRTELANYVVTHQASDKALCYVTDHHTPYNEKSPRDQVFEFARQANAKLNLPSDIRNYIDKAAASRLRKYGFKRAIDFIEKRCSAAYSALSVLPEAWWSVNTEFKRARLANELAGRARLHLDLSIKKGLDGFEALAAINEFVGVGLWMPQFAPNLTENEDTVLSIIVRVIDESVWKRTIERSVAAAFENARRAAGMVSPHVSPYASYSACEWLKVRQERQREWLELMAIENETGDLVSMTDVHASSVSNPANRRNELMTRIAGCQEYADSNEHVAVFVTMTAPGKYHRLKQQGKYWTENENWNGANPREAHEWLNVSFTRFRSAADRRELTYYGMRVVEPHTDGTPHWHAVFFMPLEQVAPFNELMQFYQFQRDADELYFPDGAPKTKAMKGRFKSEIIDRTRGDAVSYIAKYISKNVDGYGLEGLTDLDAKKVQLQETVKNVTAWSRLFSFRQFQFQKTPSVTVWRELRRIEEKQEYCLFEKARRAADMGFFSAFFDYMGGHRLRQSMRPIKTKKEEKENKYGETVKEIVGLVGSGLTVFTHEIKWKLVKAEATKEALPALDLALPWTSGNNCTQTPKQSRSEKIISNFFLKMELDGPTPEWEELMNSG, encoded by the coding sequence ATGAAAACTTACAGCAAAGCAACCACCAATCCACTCAAGAAAATACCGCAACATTTACGCACTGAGTTAGCCAACTACGTCGTTACCCATCAAGCCAGTGACAAAGCGCTTTGCTATGTCACTGACCACCACACTCCATATAATGAAAAGTCCCCTCGTGATCAGGTTTTTGAATTCGCTCGCCAGGCTAACGCAAAATTAAACCTTCCTTCTGATATTCGAAATTACATTGATAAAGCAGCTGCATCTCGCTTACGTAAATACGGTTTTAAGCGTGCTATCGATTTTATCGAGAAGCGCTGTAGTGCTGCCTACTCTGCCCTTTCGGTTTTACCCGAAGCATGGTGGAGTGTGAATACTGAATTTAAACGAGCACGACTTGCTAATGAACTCGCAGGCCGTGCCCGTTTACATTTAGATTTATCTATTAAAAAAGGATTAGATGGATTTGAAGCCTTAGCAGCCATTAATGAGTTTGTTGGGGTTGGATTATGGATGCCTCAATTTGCCCCGAACCTTACTGAAAATGAAGATACGGTATTAAGTATCATTGTCCGTGTTATTGATGAAAGCGTGTGGAAACGCACCATCGAGCGCAGTGTTGCGGCTGCATTTGAAAATGCCCGACGCGCTGCAGGTATGGTTTCGCCTCATGTGTCTCCTTATGCCTCCTACTCTGCTTGTGAATGGCTCAAGGTCAGGCAAGAACGCCAGCGTGAGTGGCTTGAATTAATGGCTATAGAGAATGAAACCGGTGATCTGGTTTCTATGACCGATGTTCATGCCTCTTCGGTTTCCAATCCGGCCAATAGACGAAATGAATTAATGACTCGTATTGCTGGTTGTCAAGAATACGCAGATTCAAATGAGCATGTGGCCGTATTTGTCACAATGACCGCACCAGGTAAATACCATAGATTAAAACAGCAAGGTAAATACTGGACTGAAAATGAAAACTGGAATGGCGCCAACCCACGTGAAGCACATGAATGGTTAAATGTTTCTTTCACTCGCTTTCGTAGCGCGGCAGATAGACGCGAACTTACCTACTACGGCATGCGCGTGGTTGAACCCCACACTGATGGAACGCCCCATTGGCACGCTGTGTTTTTTATGCCATTAGAACAAGTGGCACCATTCAATGAATTGATGCAGTTTTACCAATTCCAGCGCGATGCTGATGAGTTATATTTCCCTGATGGCGCACCAAAAACCAAAGCAATGAAAGGCCGCTTTAAATCAGAAATCATTGACCGCACCCGTGGTGATGCGGTCTCTTATATTGCTAAATACATTTCTAAAAACGTCGATGGTTACGGGCTTGAAGGGCTTACCGATTTAGATGCTAAGAAAGTCCAACTACAAGAAACCGTCAAGAACGTAACCGCCTGGTCTCGTTTGTTTTCTTTTAGACAATTCCAATTTCAAAAGACACCATCGGTCACGGTATGGCGTGAGCTTCGACGCATAGAAGAAAAGCAAGAATACTGCCTATTTGAAAAGGCGCGACGTGCGGCTGATATGGGCTTCTTTTCCGCTTTCTTTGATTACATGGGCGGTCACCGCTTGCGTCAATCCATGCGACCAATCAAAACCAAGAAAGAAGAAAAAGAAAACAAGTACGGCGAAACGGTTAAAGAAATCGTTGGTTTGGTAGGTTCTGGTCTGACTGTTTTCACCCATGAAATTAAATGGAAGCTAGTAAAAGCCGAAGCGACAAAGGAGGCTCTTCCTGCTCTTGATCTTGCTCTACCTTGGACTAGTGGCAATAACTGTACGCAAACACCGAAGCAAAGTAGAAGTGAAAAAATCATCAGTAATTTCTTTCTAAAAATGGAATTAGACGGCCCCACACCAGAGTGGGAAGAACTTATGAACTCAGGTTGA
- a CDS encoding pyocin activator PrtN family protein gives MNTKYALHARFGNPVVPLRDICEEFFGISPKTANQKAASQELPIATFRLDDGQRCPIMVDINDLGDYIDKRRELALADWRMVHG, from the coding sequence ATGAATACAAAATATGCGCTACATGCACGCTTTGGTAATCCTGTTGTGCCTTTGCGTGATATCTGCGAAGAGTTTTTTGGCATTAGTCCTAAGACGGCAAACCAGAAAGCAGCAAGCCAAGAACTACCTATTGCTACCTTCCGATTAGACGATGGTCAACGCTGCCCAATCATGGTGGACATTAATGATCTTGGTGATTACATCGACAAACGACGTGAGCTTGCTTTAGCTGATTGGCGCATGGTTCATGGCTAA
- a CDS encoding helix-turn-helix domain-containing protein: MKEWFLSTELVDIRGVPNSPSGIAQQARRHDWKTRKAKGNGRALEYHISNFNKDVIAQLREKFGEVGEGDVHPIQSNVKKVQELDTLDVTPIPVYNVYAACGFGSVIDTEYQIRTTYLPTETLARFGVCTKTARIITCDGDSMEDTLSDGDEVLVDIRELDHPVKNGVYVIRIGKHVFIKRLKYNILAESYDVISDNTAEYDPFTLTKHQLEDFAIEGKVLTVVMKRIF; encoded by the coding sequence ATGAAAGAATGGTTTTTAAGCACTGAATTAGTTGATATCAGAGGCGTTCCTAACTCTCCTAGCGGTATTGCACAACAAGCAAGAAGGCATGATTGGAAAACTAGAAAAGCTAAGGGTAATGGTCGTGCATTGGAGTACCACATCTCGAATTTTAATAAAGATGTGATCGCTCAATTGCGTGAAAAATTTGGTGAGGTTGGGGAAGGAGACGTTCATCCAATTCAATCAAACGTAAAGAAAGTCCAGGAACTGGATACGCTCGATGTGACTCCAATTCCGGTTTATAACGTTTACGCTGCCTGTGGTTTTGGCTCTGTGATTGATACGGAATACCAAATACGCACCACCTATTTGCCAACAGAAACATTGGCACGCTTTGGTGTATGTACCAAAACCGCACGAATCATTACATGTGACGGTGATTCGATGGAAGACACCTTAAGTGATGGTGATGAAGTGTTAGTGGACATCCGCGAACTTGACCACCCTGTGAAAAATGGTGTGTATGTGATCCGCATTGGTAAGCATGTTTTCATCAAGCGTTTGAAATACAACATTCTCGCCGAAAGCTATGATGTTATTTCGGACAACACAGCAGAATATGATCCGTTTACGTTAACGAAACACCAGTTAGAAGATTTTGCCATTGAAGGCAAGGTTTTGACTGTAGTGATGAAGAGAATTTTTTGA
- a CDS encoding RelA/SpoT domain-containing protein — protein sequence MPIDDKKNHLEENLSVINFEVDGTFSLDEESIVEVDQSLEAFIQEQDLIPEIFVFTGGDVKRASDAYRKNIGNLKQSLEIIQAFREAHEKPLKVISSLLSQCCEQLELNTKPVSRLKRTETIINKLQRPSLDGKTINQTCVKNMIDIAGCRLILPDMNSLNNIAQHIENRVNSINRIEINKIKNYITDPKDNDCRYRSLHIHFKYKTKQGKPFKVEAQLRTEYQHAWATTVEIIDLLEHTKIKTHSHSDLYKENQQKKWETLLIFMSDYIADKEGIITLSEEERSSISLRLSQLNDELHAASHLESFQMMTKKLESIITDNKKQYILFLIEETEKKVLLEEIYNKEKEAIARYNLIEKAFTGIDSLNALLVSSEKMSSINKAYPNYAGDCSEFIKLLNEAIKYKDLS from the coding sequence ATGCCTATAGATGATAAAAAAAATCATCTCGAGGAAAACTTAAGTGTCATCAATTTTGAAGTTGATGGCACTTTTTCTTTAGATGAAGAATCAATTGTTGAAGTTGATCAGTCTTTAGAAGCCTTCATCCAAGAACAAGATCTAATTCCCGAAATTTTTGTTTTTACAGGTGGCGATGTCAAAAGAGCAAGCGACGCATATAGAAAAAACATTGGTAACCTAAAACAATCTCTTGAAATAATACAAGCCTTTCGTGAAGCACATGAAAAACCACTCAAAGTTATTTCATCGTTACTATCACAATGTTGCGAGCAACTAGAACTAAACACTAAACCTGTTAGCAGATTAAAGCGGACTGAAACCATAATAAACAAGCTCCAAAGACCCTCTTTAGATGGAAAAACCATAAATCAAACATGTGTTAAAAACATGATTGATATTGCTGGATGCCGGCTAATACTTCCAGACATGAACTCGTTAAATAACATTGCTCAGCATATCGAAAATAGAGTCAATAGTATTAATCGAATCGAAATAAACAAAATAAAAAACTATATAACAGATCCTAAAGATAATGATTGTCGATATCGAAGTCTTCATATTCATTTCAAATATAAAACTAAACAAGGAAAACCCTTTAAGGTTGAAGCTCAATTAAGAACAGAATATCAACATGCTTGGGCTACGACTGTTGAAATTATTGACCTTTTGGAACACACAAAAATAAAAACGCATTCACACAGCGACTTATATAAAGAAAACCAGCAGAAAAAATGGGAAACGTTGCTCATATTTATGAGTGATTATATTGCAGATAAAGAAGGAATAATTACATTAAGCGAAGAGGAAAGAAGTTCTATTTCCCTGAGATTAAGCCAGCTAAATGATGAGCTCCATGCGGCAAGCCATCTGGAATCATTTCAGATGATGACTAAAAAGCTAGAATCAATTATTACAGATAATAAAAAACAATATATTTTATTTCTCATTGAAGAAACAGAAAAAAAAGTACTCCTTGAGGAAATATATAACAAAGAAAAAGAAGCCATAGCACGTTATAATTTAATTGAAAAGGCATTTACAGGTATTGACTCCTTAAATGCCTTACTTGTTTCTTCTGAAAAAATGAGTTCAATAAACAAGGCATATCCTAACTATGCTGGTGATTGCTCTGAGTTTATCAAGCTTCTAAATGAAGCTATCAAATACAAAGATTTATCCTAG
- a CDS encoding Panacea domain-containing protein, with protein MKAYHTYSAIDVAFSLLAHAKKQGKRFTNLQLQKLTYVSHGLSLSHFKRPLIIEDVYAWQYGPVVPSVYFRFKSFGSSVITDENDVCLDAESNSIIQDVVTKLGDYSGPQLVELTHRDGSPWKITWDKTPQQIIPDALIQAHYDNIQKTRHTTCL; from the coding sequence ATGAAAGCTTATCATACCTACAGCGCTATTGACGTAGCGTTTAGCTTGCTCGCCCATGCGAAAAAGCAAGGTAAACGCTTCACCAATTTACAACTACAAAAGTTAACTTATGTGAGCCACGGTTTATCGCTATCTCATTTTAAGCGACCGCTAATCATTGAAGATGTATACGCATGGCAGTATGGACCAGTCGTTCCATCTGTTTATTTTAGATTTAAATCTTTTGGTTCATCAGTTATCACTGACGAAAATGATGTATGCCTTGATGCGGAAAGCAATAGCATAATTCAGGATGTTGTAACTAAATTGGGCGATTATTCTGGTCCACAACTTGTTGAACTAACCCATAGAGACGGTAGCCCATGGAAGATCACTTGGGATAAAACACCACAACAAATTATTCCTGATGCTTTAATACAAGCACACTATGACAACATCCAAAAAACGAGACATACCACATGCCTATAG